One Rhinolophus ferrumequinum isolate MPI-CBG mRhiFer1 chromosome 10, mRhiFer1_v1.p, whole genome shotgun sequence genomic window, CACACCATGAAAGGAACATAGACCCTGGGGTCAGCCAGGTCTAGGCTTATCTCCTGACCCTGAAACTCCGTGGGTGACAGGAACAAGTTCTGCAGCCTCGCAGAGGATGGGACTTCTTGTCTGTCCCAAGGATGTTGATTGCATCTACCTTACAGGATGGGTAAGAATTAGAGGCAATGCTTATCGGGAGActggcgcatagtaggtgcttgaCATACACTAGTAGCTATTACTGCTAATAAAGGTGGCAGTAATGACACAAGTGGCAGAAGATTCCCAGTTCTCTTTCATTTGGTTTCGTGAATATGGATATGGCTGGTTGTCTGAGAGTATACACATTTTCTCCTAAATAATGGAGTCATTCTGCAAAaacctttccctctcccctcccctctctccctccattctttctccctctcccccctccctcattttccccctccctcctctcctctctctagGGATGATGATAACTTCCCAAGGCCAAGAAGATAATTATAGCTTGTGCCCCTAAGCCCCCTGCCAATTGAAGGCAACAGGGAGAAATGAGAGTCCACAGGGGACCTGAGGAAACAGGGAGGTGATGGCTCTGATCAGAACTTGACAGTAAAATAAGCCACGGGGTGCAAATGGCTGAGCGCACTGGACTTGGGGTGGAGATTTGGGGTGTGGCAGACATGTTCGGGCAGGGTGGCAGCAAGGCCATCTCTTCTCCCAGATGCTGAGGTGAGTGGGGCCCTGTGGCTTATCTGGTGGCTTTTCTGGCTGGGGTGCTGACTGGAGCGCTCTTGCCTTGAGAGTCCTTCGGGCCTCCCACTCGGGCCCCTTTGCTTGTGGTCTGCCCATGCTGGGTACTGCTGGAGCAGCCTGCCACACCTCTGGCACCAAGAGCGGCACTTGCAGAAGAGCCGGGGTGGTAGCTGCTtgcactgctgctgctgctgatgacGGCTGAGGAGGAAGGGccagagcagggaaggagggcggCTGGGTCAGCCAGCAAGGGAGATGGCCCCCTAGTTCCCACAGCAACCCTCAGTATTGAGAAAtaccacaaagaaaaaagtctaaaaaagaaaaacagagaaatagtACAAGATGAATGGAGGCCCTGTTGTGCACCCAGCTTTAGGTGAGATGAGGACCACACAGAATGGACAGGCTCCCGACCCTCCTGGAGATTCTAGGACCATTTGGCTCCCGAGACCATATTTTCAACCCTTTCTCTTGATGACACTGCCCCAGGGGAGAGCCAGAAATGACATGGGGTGGCATGACTTCAGTCACTGTTTCCACGGGACAACAGAGGACTAGAACCAGGTTTGCTTTAAAGCCAGAGAACCTTCACCAGACAGTAACAGCTTCCAGATGGGGGAGACGATGGGTGAAGGTGGCACCGCCTTATCCTCAGCTTTCCCACCAGCCAGAATTCCTACCTGACCCATCTCTCAGAGATACTCACAGATGCTCACAGAGGATGGATTTTCCCCAGACATCCTGAAAGATGGAAAgttagagaagagagaagaccACAGGGAAGTGTCTAGATTCAGCAAAGTCTTGATGGGCTCCtgcttttatatgtatattcttttaaTTGATCCTTATAACAACCCGTGAGATGGAatttataatccccattttacaggtaagaaaatagaggcacagagacattaaATGATTTACCAGGACCAGACAGCTAGTATGTGGCAAACCAGTAATTAATCCCAGGTCTGTCTGGCCCCACTGGCTCTTTTCACAGTACCACACAACTACCTGAGCTTCGTGGCTCACATCTGACCTCCTCTTGCAGGAAGCTCCCAAATGGCCCCTCATCCCATCAGGGAGCCACCCATAGCCCCTTCTCCCTTGGCACTGTGGCATTCCCCACGCGCAGCCCCTCACCGGCTCTCCTCGCCCTCCAGCAGCTTGCGGTAGGTGGCGATCTCCACATCCAGGGCCAGCTTCAGGCTCATGAGCTCCTGGTACTTGCACAGCATCCGGGCCAGCTCTTCCTTGGCCTGGTGCAGGGCGGCCTCCAGCTCGTCCAGCTTGGCCCGGGCGTCCTTCAGGGCACAGTCTCCCCGCTGCTCGGCATCCGCAATGGCCGTCTCCAGGTTGGTGCACTAAAAGGCAAAGAACAGAGAGGTCATcagaacacaaaataatttttagatctTAAAGGGTAGGTAGCACAACCCCCTCAGTTTACAGATGACGCCCAAGGTGCCAGTGAGAAGTACCTGCAGAGCCAACGTGAGAATCTGGATCTCCTCTATTTTCTATTGCAGACAGATATTTATAGGACTTGTGAAAAGCTGTTGGAGCTGTTGcatttcagaaatgtaaacagAGACTTTGATGTTTGCAAAGTTGTCTAGTGCCTGGGCTTGGAGGTCACCAATGGCTGTAGGTTCCAAGTATGCCAGGTCCCGAAGAATCATGCTGAGACCCCAGCATGGATGGCTCTGAGGATCAGATAGCATGCCAAGTGCCCCTTTGACCAGATTCCTGCATGCAGGACATCTCCGAGAGGGAGCCCTTCCTACCTGTCAGCACTCAGCGTGAGGGCTTCTGGACAGGGAGGGTCTGTCTAAATGTTCCCCAAGTCTGGCCAGAATGGATAAAGGAGGCTTTCCTTAGAGCAGGAGGTTAAGGGCCTGAAATTAGACCCTCAGCCTCAGAAACTGGGCTCTGACGAACATCTAGCAGCCCTGTGATGACAAGTCCTAATGGGGAAGCACGGTCCTCCTGGAGTCTGCGAATCAGCCTTACATACGGTCACAAAGCTGTCCTCACGTTCCCCATATTGCCTGGCACGGAAAGTTGTGGGGCACGGGGAGGAGAGCAGATTCTGACCTTTCAGTCTGGCAATTCTGCCACTGGCAGAGTTGACCTGGATTGAGTGGGGAGGACACCGGAAGGATTCCCACCCACCCAAAATCGTCTCCCCACTGACCTGATGTTTAAGGTTTTGCTGCCTCCAGGTAAGACAGAATACCCCAGGTGACATGGAAATGGTATCGTGGCCCAGGGCAAGGGACTCAGGAGGGCTTCCCTCGCTGTCATCCTCACTCTGTCACCAGGACCATGCCCCACCCTGAGGGCAGGAACTTAACGTGGCCATAGAAGCGTCCAGATTCACACCCCACACACCCCACATGTACTGAGCGtccagggggaggaggaggaggcgtgGAGCCTGCCCTCTGTAGGGCACACCTGGAGGGGATGTGGGCAGATTTGGTGCACACAGGAGAGTCTGATAAAGAGGGGGGAAAACGAAAGAGGAAAGCTGAATTCTAATGCTGactctgctaaaaaaaaaaccagctgGGGGCCCTGGgtgagtcacttcccctctccagcccagtttccttatctaaaCTGTGGAGTCCGATGAAATAAGCTCGAGGCCCCTCCTGGTTTTGAACAGGGTGCCTGCTCTGACTGCGGACGTTCCCCGAGGCAGGGTGAGAGAGAGGCACTGTGTATGCTCAAGGGGTTCCAAGCCCAGGTGGTGGCGATTTGCTTTTTGCTGAAAGGCTCCGGTGTCTCCATCAGAGAGGGTGAAATTGACCTCTGGTGTTCCCTGCGGGGTTGCTGCCCACCTGCTTCCTCACGGTCCCCGTCTCACACCACATCTTCTGAAGGAGCCGGGTCAGCTCTGATATCTCGTTCTTGGTCTGCCTGAGGTCGTCACGGTGCCGGCCGGCAGCCAGCTGCAGCTCCTGGATCTGATTCCCCAGAGACAGGAAGTTGGTAATGAGATGACTGCCGAGCCCCTCAGTCACGGAAGGGGAAGGGTCCTGAGAAAACACGTCCACCGCTGGAATGAGCCTGGGGAGGCGGCTCTGGAGCAGGAGATGACGGAGCCCGGACCTGGATATCCTCCCAGCTGTTTGGTGGTGCTCCTGACCAAGAAGTCCACCTGCTTCTTTCAGCAGAACCTATTTGCTGGGCTTATCCTCCTTTCTCCTCACCTTGCCTACAGTCTTTCCTGAGCTGGATAAGGGAAAGAAGCACttcacatttattaagcacttcctAAAGGTAATAAGAGCGCTGACCCTCTCCACTCATTTAGCATCTCTTTAGAGAGGCATCTTTGAAAGGCCAGGTTCTGCTAAGGTACTGGCGATACAGCCGTGAAGAGGGTAGGTAAGGTCCTTGCCCCCATGAAATCTACATTCTCCTGCAGCCCTTTTGTAGGGACAGGCAGAGGGCCAGGGAAGCCAAGGGCAGCATGTACCTTTGGGGTGGTGGCATTTTTTACTCCGGACTTGTAGCTCCAAGCTTCCCCTGTCCCCTTGGCCAGTCCTTCAAAGAAGAGCGGCTGACGTGGCCACGGACAGAAACAAGGAAGGTGTGACCCGGTTGTTGGTGGGATTTGACGAAGCTGCAAAGGAGTGCTAAAGACCCCCAGCTAAAGGGTCTTCTCGGCGACAGCACTGAAGGGGTTTACTCCGAAGCATACGTCCCCTGACCCAGGAGCCTCCTAGAATTCTGCTTTCTCCTCCTGGAAGTCTTCCCACACTGGTCAGAAAAGAGCTCCTGGCTTCCTCTCCTCACGTCTCTCCTGCCCTAGCTCACCCAGAGCCACTCGCCGCCATGTCTGTTCCTCTCCTTCTGTCCCTTGGCGACATGCCCCAACTCCTGGAACTATATTTCCTTTATGACAAGAACACCTCGCATTTTTCTTCACCAATGATTGGCTATCCTTCTATGGTGGGTGTGCCCACGCACACCggttttgtaatttatttttcataatggtCTCCGCCAAGAATTTTGGGGGGTAGAATGTCATTAAACCATCGCTTCTAATGGCCTTTTCATTCAGCACATCTGTAAAGATACCTCTCGCATTCCCTGGTGGAGTGGAGGTGTCCCTTCCTAGGAAAGGAGAGGATGGTGGAGGAGGGACAGTCCACGCTGGTGCACACCTTGCTCTGGTACAGGCCCTCGGCCTCGGCCTTGCTCCTCTGGGCGATGTCCTCGTACTGGGCCCGGACCTCGGCGATGATGCTGTCCAGGTCCAGGTCCCGGTTGTTGTCCATGGACAGGATGGCGGTGTCACTGGCATGAGCCTGAATCTGGGACAGCTCCTGAGTTGAGAGGTGAGGACAAAGTCAGGCTCTCCCGGCCTCCTCTCCTGCCCACCAGTTGTCCGCTCCTGCAGCCCCTGGCAGAATAAGCCAAAGTGGAAGGAAGAAGGGCCTGCTGGAGATCTGTCTGTTGGAGCCGAGGGAGAAGGCTTACAGTAGCAGGACATGGAAAGCATTTCCTTCCATTCACAGAATCAAGAACCTGTGCTTTAGGAGGACTTCATGGGATCACGTGTCCCTGCCTGCGGGCAAGACCACTGTCTTGGTCAGATGGGATTGTCTCCTGTGTGTGGTCTCCGGGGACTAGGGTCCTACACTTCCATCGTCTCCCAGTGCAGGATTTTGCACCTTCTCATCAAAACACCCTTCCTTCTGTTTATCCTAAATCCCTCCTAGTGGCGTCTCCTTGGAAGAGACAGATGAAGCCCTCGGTTGGGAagaggaaggatggagaaggGGGAAATGTCCTCACCGCAACGTATAGACCCTGGAGGAACTTGATGTCTTTGTCCAGAGAGTCCACTTTGGCCTGGAGCTCCACCATGGCGGTGTAGGCTGCATCTGCATCCTGCCAAGAGGCACCCAGAGCCATCGGTCAATAAAACCCTCATCCCGTCAGCTACCCTGTCCCTGCCCCAAAGccatttgattttttatgttttgcCCACAAAGGGAAGCATATTGTATAAAATCACTTTATATTGCTTTTCTCTCAGACTCAGTGAATCTTTGGGACTAGGGAAAGGAGAATGAGGCCTACTCTTCCTGTTACACCTGGAGAAAacaaagcccagagaggtggagTGAGTTTCCTGAAGTCACACAGGAAGGCTGAGCTGGACCAGAATTTCCCAATTCCCAGACCAGAATTCTTGCCTGTCTCTGTCCATTTCCTGGGTGTATGTCCTGCCTCTCCAACATCTGACTCCATCCCCATTCAGGCACCAGCCACCTGCCAGAAGGCGTGGGCTGAAGTCCTGAGCAAAGTTGGTTAGTATCGGGGTACAAGAAAGACGAGAGTCCATAGGCTGTTCTCTCCCTTACCTTCTTGAGTACCACAAACTCGTTCTCAGCCGCTGTGCGCTGATTAATCGCCACCTCATACCTGTGGGCAAGGAGAGCAGATAGCAGAGGCCTCAGTCCCTGTGGCCAAGTAACCTCCTCTTCCCACTGGTTGGGTACATGCTCAGAATATAGAGTCCCCACAGGATCTCCTGGAGGCGAGTACTGCAGAGGCTGGTGGGGACAGTACCACGTCCCTGAGTTACCTCACTTTCCTTCCACTTGCTGGATCTAGGGAAATAGCCAGGTGCCTATTCGGCTTCCCCAACCAGCCGCTGAACCCGTCAGTGGGTCAGTGAGCACAGGAACTCCTCCCTCCCCATCACCCAGGTAAGAAGTTCTCATCAAATAGGAGAGGTCCTTCCCCCACAACCAGGGAAAGGGTGTGAGCCCCTGAGCCTGGTGCTGGCTCCCTCCCCTCCTAAGGTGGCACAAAGACTGGGTGAGCGCAGGAGCCTCTGGGAACATGACCCATGACCTTTGGTGGCCCCCGCTCACCTCTTCTTGTAGTCCTCCACCACGTCCTGCATGCTCTTCAGCTCCGAATCCAGCCTCACCCTATGTCTGGACAGCAATTCGAGCTGCTTCCACAGGGTGCTAGTGTAACCCTCAAAGATGGGCTCCAGGTTCTTCTTGCAGCTGTTCAGGTCCAGCTGCTGCAGCAGCTCCCATTTGGTCTCCAGCATCTGGTTCTGCTGCTCCAGGAACCGCACCTGGAACCGCACGAGAAGTTATCATGTCCCATGGACATGCACCATTGACTCCCCAGGTTATGTAGATTTTCCTGAAGTTATTTAGCTCGAGTCCTTACTCTCCACTCATGGAATTTCATGTAAACTAGACCCTTTACAAGGGTTCATTCCATAGCCTTCTGAACAAAACCAATCACTGAAAACTCACTGAAGGGAATTCCACAGCTTTCTTCTGTCACCTAACCCAGGCCCCAGGCGATGttcttccctgagtctcagttAGGTGTTTCTTCTGTACCATGAGTCCTTCCCTCTGAACTGTTCTGCTTCTATTAGCCCTTTGTCTTCTTTAAAGAGCTGGAGGTCCATCCAGCTGTCACTTCTTAAGTTTTCTAAACAGCTACACTTTACCCCGTTTCCCATCCTTCCCTGTAAAATCCCCAAAGAAAGcaacacattcatttattcttttgtgcTACTTAGCTTACAGGTCTGTCCTTCTCCCTCTGATGTTCAGGGAACCGTTCCTGAGGTCCAGGTGCAACCTGTCCATCTACAATGCCCTGTCCACTCCCAGGCAGCCAAGAATCGCTCGTATCTCACTGGACTGTTCTATCCTCCTCCTGTGAAATCTACCTTGTCAATGAAGGAGGCGaacttgttgttcagagctttgATCTGCTCCCGTTCCTGGGCACATACTTTCTGGATCTTGGGGTTCGGCTCCACGTTGAGGGGAGCCAGGAGGCTCTTGTTGATGGTGACTTGATAGATGCCCCCAGGTGGGCACATGGATGGGCACAGAGGCCCCAGGGCCACACTGCCAAACATGCTGCCAGCAAAGCCAGTGGCCTGGCCCCCTCCATACCCAGAGGCAGGCCGGAAGCTGTAACCTCCATTCCAAACACCACCACCAGCCACATTGAGGGAAATACACGGATCCCCTCTGAGGCTGTAGAGGCTCTGACTGCTGAAGCCAGCGCCAGCTCCTTTGCCAGCCACACGGTAAGAAGCTGCTCTGCCCACAGCCTTCCTCAGCACCACGGCTGAGTGCCCACTAAAGCCACCCTTGTCACCACCAGACTTGATGTTTAGTTGTCGACTCATGGTGGGAAAGAGGGAGTGGACAGAGCTGGAGAAAAGCAGTCCCCCACAGACAGAGAACACTGATGGGGCACCCGGAGTGCTGGCTCCTTATATCCTGTGGAGCTCTGGACACCGGAAAAGGGCGTCTCTCTGCTATCTCCTTTCCTCCTGCTGAAGGCCCAGGAGCCCTGGGCAATTCGTGGAACAGAGATTTCCAAGCCCTTTCCAGCAACAAAGCGCCTCTGATAGCGAGTGGGATATGCTGCCCTTGCAGACTGGAGCGGTCTAATTGCGCATTTATCTGTGCTTCTAATTAAGGACCTGGAGAGTTATCCCTGCAAGAGATCTCCTAGCTTTCTTTTTCCAGGGTTGCCTCCTTCTAGCTTATCTATCAGCAAGGAGCAGGAGAAATGCCTGGCTTTATCCAAGAGGGCTCATCCGAAAACCCCAGGTTTCTCCCCAGAGGTCCCATCTCCCTACTATCTGGTCTTGTTGAGGAGCTGGGGTGTTCATGCCAGAGAAGAAGAAACTCAGAAAGGACTCAATGGGTGTCTTCAAAGATATGGATTCGAGAAAGGAGTTCCAGGGGCCGCTCTCTGGGTCACTCTAAGAACCACAGCTGTCCAGCAATAGCACAGACCCCAGGAAGATAGCGGAAATGGCTGCACGGCTCCCCATTAGGGACAATGTCTGAGGCTTTCTGTACTGGGCAGGGCCTGGACGGTGCTGCCCTTGATGTTGCCTCTTCAATAGTGAGAACTTTTTCAGGCAGCTGGCAGTTCCAGGGGCTGAAGTTTTTCTCCTGGACGAGATGATCTCTTCCATCCATCGTAGGAGGTCAGCCTTAGGAGCGGGGACATTAGCTCTTCTCTCCCTGGGGAGAATGTCTGCCCCCATACTCCCTGGGGAAACACTCCATGCCCAGTGACCAAGGTACAGGAGACCCTAGTGCTCAGTCCTGGGTTCAGGGTGGGCTGTTCTGCCGGTTTCCTGATTCACCTCAGAAGCTATTCAATCTTGGAACAGAAGAGACCGGCCCTTTATACCTCAAGTGGTCctgggttggggttgggggtgaaatgttaaattatttcagaaacaaGCATCAGTAGCTGCCCTAATGCAGGACTCTGACCACTTCTAGAACTAAATTGGGAGCCTTGACCTATTTGCGTCACCCACAGAGCAGTAGCCAACTGCTTTGACTGCtggagagggtaagggggagatcGTGAGCTGGGCCGCGGAGCGGGTATAGGCCAGGAATGCAGCCTCACGGGGTTTTTCCCTTCAGTGTTCTCCTCTCGGCCTCGGAAGCAGTGGTGGAAGCTCCGTTTCCAGGGACCCTGTCTCCCAGCCTTCCTGGCAGGGCGCAGCCCGAAGGCATGAGAAGGCCTAACTGAAGTGGGTTCTTATGCTCTTCTCAACCCGATTGTGAGTGCTGATGTTCTGAATGCCAACAAACGGTGCAAGTCCTTCGACCAGGGTGACCACCCTGTGGCCCCGGCCCCCCCCCCCGGAGCCTGCAGACCAATGAGAGCAATCTCTGCAAAGAACTTAATCTGGGGCCAAAGCTTGAGAACAGCAAAGGAGCGTTGTGAACAGCGATTAGAGGTGCACTGGGGAGGGGGGCTAATTTTGATTAGGGGTTTTAGGGACCTCCCGAAGGCCAGGCGTATACCCACAATGGCACGCACTGCAGGGGCTGCCTGAGTAAGTGCTCCCAGGCAGAGGGGATTGAAGGGTGACTTGCAGTAGTGGGAACAATGGTGGCAGCTGGAGGCTCAGCCGTGGCCACAGGGACGGCAGTAACAACAAGAGTTAACGTTGATTGTTCCTTTCGCGTGTACCAGACATCGTGCCGAACACCGTGAGAGTTTCTCATTTAACCCTTAGGTTACCTTTATAGCTTCACTTAATAGTTGAAGAtactgaggcttagagatgttgaggaacttgcccaaggacagTCAGCTAGGAAGCCAGGGCTAGGACTGGAATTCAGGTGCGTCTGGTTTCCAAGTCCATGTTCCTAACCATCGCCATCACGTATTGCCATAGAGATGAGAGTCAGGGCCAACAAGGCAGAGGCAGGCACAGCCGCCACGGGCTCGGGGTCCCTCGTGTTGGTGTTCCTCGTTCGCTGTTGAGATGAGTTGATAACACGAGGAGAAGGGCAGGTTGCCCCTGAACTGGGAGCTCATCGAAGGCAGTTGCTCTAGATTAGACG contains:
- the KRT74 gene encoding keratin, type II cytoskeletal 74 isoform X1, which gives rise to MSRQLNIKSGGDKGGFSGHSAVVLRKAVGRAASYRVAGKGAGAGFSSQSLYSLRGDPCISLNVAGGGVWNGGYSFRPASGYGGGQATGFAGSMFGSVALGPLCPSMCPPGGIYQVTINKSLLAPLNVEPNPKIQKVCAQEREQIKALNNKFASFIDKVRFLEQQNQMLETKWELLQQLDLNSCKKNLEPIFEGYTSTLWKQLELLSRHRVRLDSELKSMQDVVEDYKKRYEVAINQRTAAENEFVVLKKDADAAYTAMVELQAKVDSLDKDIKFLQGLYVAELSQIQAHASDTAILSMDNNRDLDLDSIIAEVRAQYEDIAQRSKAEAEGLYQSKIQELQLAAGRHRDDLRQTKNEISELTRLLQKMWCETGTVRKQCTNLETAIADAEQRGDCALKDARAKLDELEAALHQAKEELARMLCKYQELMSLKLALDVEIATYRKLLEGEESRMSGENPSSVSISVISSSSSASSYHPGSSASAALGARGVAGCSSSTQHGQTTSKGARVGGPKDSQGKSAPVSTPARKATR
- the KRT74 gene encoding keratin, type II cytoskeletal 74 isoform X2, which encodes MSRQLNIKSGGDKGGFSGHSAVVLRKAVGRAASYRVAGKGAGAGFSSQSLYSLRGDPCISLNVAGGGVWNGGYSFRPASGYGGGQATGFAGSMFGSVALGPLCPSMCPPGGIYQVTINKSLLAPLNVEPNPKIQKVCAQEREQIKALNNKFASFIDKVRFLEQQNQMLETKWELLQQLDLNSCKKNLEPIFEGYTSTLWKQLELLSRHRVRLDSELKSMQDVVEDYKKRYEVAINQRTAAENEFVVLKKDADAAYTAMVELQAKVDSLDKDIKFLQGLYVAELSQIQAHASDTAILSMDNNRDLDLDSIIAEVRAQYEDIAQRSKAEAEGLYQSKCTNLETAIADAEQRGDCALKDARAKLDELEAALHQAKEELARMLCKYQELMSLKLALDVEIATYRKLLEGEESRMSGENPSSVSISVISSSSSASSYHPGSSASAALGARGVAGCSSSTQHGQTTSKGARVGGPKDSQGKSAPVSTPARKATR